One genomic window of Actinoplanes lobatus includes the following:
- a CDS encoding acylphosphatase, with product MIRKHVLAEGLVQGVFFRDSCRRVACRHAVRGWVRNLPDGRVEAVFEGDPEGVAQLVSWARTGPTGARVDNLEVHEEPAEGFDAFTIR from the coding sequence GTGATCCGCAAACACGTCCTCGCCGAAGGCCTGGTGCAGGGCGTCTTCTTCCGCGATTCGTGCCGCCGCGTCGCCTGCCGGCACGCGGTCCGCGGCTGGGTGCGCAACCTGCCGGACGGCCGGGTCGAGGCGGTCTTCGAGGGCGATCCGGAGGGCGTCGCGCAGCTGGTCAGCTGGGCGCGGACCGGCCCGACCGGCGCCCGCGTGGACAACCTGGAGGTTCACGAGGAGCCGGCCGAGGGCTTCGACGCCTTCACGATCCGCTGA
- the glpK gene encoding glycerol kinase GlpK, whose amino-acid sequence MSYVLAVDQGTTSTRCILFDRRATVVSVVRAEHSQSYPRPGWVEHDAARIWRDVRRLIERALREAGVAPSEVAAIGIANQRETTVLWDRATGVPVAPAIVWQDTRAATGDIDADLVTSRTGLPPATYFSATKIQWLLEHTPGLRERAERGEVLFGTVDSWLIWNLTGGRHLTDVTNASRTMLMNLNDLDWDDELLRLFRIPRAMLPEIRSSAEVYGTAEAVLPGVPIAAAIGDQQAALFGQTCFEPGEAKCTYGTGGFLLMNTGTKQVRSSHGLITTVGYRIGAEKPVFALEGSIAIAGSLVQWVRDNLGLIGTASEIETLAGTVRDNGGCYIVPAFSGLFAPYWQSEARGVIVGLTSYITKAHLARAVLEATGWQTRDVVDAMNADSGLALTALNVDGGMTADNLLMQIVADFLEVPVLRPMVAETVSLGAAYAAGLAVGYWSDLRDLHANRHMAGRWRPRMDAARRAGEYANWRRAVECSILFSRPEPS is encoded by the coding sequence ATGAGCTACGTGCTGGCGGTGGATCAGGGGACGACGTCGACGCGGTGCATCCTGTTCGACCGGCGGGCGACCGTCGTGTCGGTGGTGCGGGCCGAGCATTCGCAGTCGTATCCGCGGCCCGGCTGGGTGGAGCACGACGCGGCCCGGATCTGGCGGGACGTGCGGCGGCTGATCGAGCGGGCGTTGCGGGAGGCCGGCGTCGCTCCATCCGAGGTGGCGGCCATCGGGATCGCCAACCAGCGGGAGACGACGGTGCTGTGGGACCGGGCGACCGGGGTGCCGGTGGCGCCGGCGATCGTCTGGCAGGACACCCGCGCGGCCACCGGCGACATCGACGCGGATCTCGTGACGAGCCGGACCGGGTTGCCGCCGGCCACCTACTTCTCGGCCACGAAGATCCAGTGGCTGCTGGAGCACACCCCCGGGCTGCGGGAGCGCGCCGAACGCGGTGAGGTGCTGTTCGGGACCGTCGACTCGTGGCTGATCTGGAACCTGACCGGCGGACGGCACCTCACCGACGTGACCAACGCCAGCCGTACCATGCTGATGAATTTGAACGATCTCGATTGGGACGACGAACTGCTCCGGCTGTTCCGGATCCCGCGGGCGATGCTTCCCGAGATCCGATCATCGGCCGAGGTCTACGGCACCGCCGAAGCCGTCCTGCCCGGAGTGCCGATCGCCGCCGCCATCGGCGACCAGCAGGCCGCACTGTTCGGGCAGACGTGTTTCGAGCCGGGCGAGGCCAAGTGCACCTACGGCACCGGCGGATTCCTGCTGATGAACACCGGTACGAAACAGGTCCGGTCGAGTCATGGGCTGATCACCACGGTCGGCTACCGGATCGGCGCCGAGAAGCCGGTCTTCGCGCTGGAGGGATCGATCGCGATCGCCGGGTCGCTGGTCCAGTGGGTCCGTGACAACCTGGGCCTGATCGGCACCGCCTCGGAGATCGAGACCCTGGCCGGGACGGTCCGTGACAACGGCGGCTGCTACATCGTGCCGGCGTTCTCCGGCCTGTTCGCGCCCTACTGGCAGAGCGAGGCGCGGGGCGTCATCGTGGGGCTGACCTCGTACATCACGAAGGCGCACCTGGCCCGTGCGGTGCTGGAGGCGACCGGCTGGCAGACCCGCGACGTGGTCGACGCCATGAACGCCGACTCCGGCCTGGCGCTGACCGCGCTCAACGTGGACGGTGGCATGACCGCGGACAACCTGCTCATGCAGATCGTCGCCGACTTCCTGGAGGTCCCGGTGCTGCGGCCGATGGTCGCCGAGACGGTGTCGCTGGGCGCCGCCTATGCGGCCGGGCTGGCCGTCGGCTACTGGTCGGATCTGCGGGACCTGCACGCCAACCGGCACATGGCCGGCCGGTGGCGGCCCCGGATGGACGCGGCCCGGCGTGCCGGCGAATACGCGAACTGGCGGCGTGCCGTGGAGTGCTCGATCCTGTTCAGCCGGCCCGAACCGTCGTAG
- a CDS encoding IclR family transcriptional regulator: MPGMIQSIERSSAVLRLLAAGEDRLRVKEIADALGLPKSTAHSILRTLEHVGFVEQDPRTARYRLGRGLLELGSTGIDANELRGRALNWADALAARSGEEVRLGVLRDGEVVVVHHVFRPDDSAQSLDTGVRLPAHATALGQVLLAHDATATEAAVAGGLDAYTRRTVTDRKALARALAETRARGWGLSVEEWRPGLAAIAAPVRTSGGLVVGAVGIAGPVERLTDTRRQARPGLVEHVVAAARSISRDVSGS; this comes from the coding sequence GTGCCCGGCATGATCCAGTCCATCGAGCGGTCCTCGGCCGTGTTGCGCCTGCTCGCGGCGGGGGAGGACCGGCTGCGCGTCAAGGAGATCGCGGACGCGCTCGGCCTGCCGAAATCCACGGCACACAGCATCCTGCGGACCCTGGAGCACGTCGGGTTCGTCGAGCAGGACCCGCGGACCGCCCGGTACCGGCTCGGCCGCGGGCTGCTCGAACTGGGCTCCACCGGGATCGACGCCAACGAACTGCGCGGGCGCGCCCTCAACTGGGCGGACGCGCTGGCCGCCCGCAGCGGCGAGGAGGTTCGGCTCGGCGTGCTGCGCGACGGTGAGGTGGTCGTGGTGCACCACGTGTTCCGGCCCGACGACTCGGCCCAGTCACTCGACACCGGGGTGCGGCTGCCCGCCCATGCGACGGCGCTCGGTCAGGTGCTGCTCGCCCACGACGCGACGGCCACCGAGGCCGCCGTGGCGGGTGGGCTGGACGCGTACACCCGAAGGACGGTGACCGACCGGAAAGCCCTCGCCCGGGCACTCGCCGAGACCCGCGCCCGGGGCTGGGGCCTCTCGGTGGAGGAGTGGCGGCCGGGCCTGGCCGCGATCGCCGCGCCGGTGCGCACCTCGGGCGGGCTGGTCGTCGGCGCGGTCGGGATCGCCGGGCCGGTGGAGCGGCTCACCGACACGCGGCGGCAGGCCCGGCCCGGCCTGGTCGAGCACGTGGTGGCGGCCGCCCGGTCGATCTCGCGGGACGTGTCCGGGTCATGA
- the glpK gene encoding glycerol kinase GlpK, which produces MAHYIGALDQGTTSTRFMIFDRAGREIGRHQLEHRQIQPRSGWVEHDPAEIWENTLKCIEGALAGAGLTPADLAAIGITNQRETAVLWDRATGTAVAPAIVWQDTRTDYLVSALDPDLIRERTGLPPATYFSATKIQWLLEHTPGLRERAERGEVLFGTVDSWLIWNLTGGRHLTDVTNASRTMLMNLNDLDWDDELLRLFRIPRAMLPEIRSSAEVYGTAEAVLPGVPIAAAIGDQQAALFGQACFEPGEAKCTYGTGGFLLMNTGTTPVRSSHGLITTVGYRFGAEKPVFALEGSIAACGSAIQWLRDQLGVLDSAADSETLAQQVDDSAGVCFVPAFSGLFAPYWRPDARAAIVGLSRFHTAAHITRAALEAVCYQTRDVVEAMAQDSGTVLDCLQVDGGVTANALCMQLQADILGVPVSRPVVAETTALGAAYAAGLAVGFWTSLDELRANRHEDRRWQPSWSAARRTEGITRWRAAIDRTLDWVSVG; this is translated from the coding sequence GTGGCGCACTACATCGGCGCGCTCGATCAGGGCACCACCAGCACGCGGTTCATGATCTTCGACCGGGCCGGTCGTGAGATCGGCCGCCACCAGCTGGAACACCGGCAGATCCAGCCACGCTCCGGCTGGGTCGAACACGATCCGGCGGAGATCTGGGAGAACACCCTCAAGTGCATCGAGGGGGCGCTCGCCGGCGCCGGGCTGACCCCGGCCGACCTGGCCGCCATCGGGATCACCAACCAGCGGGAGACCGCGGTGCTGTGGGACCGGGCGACCGGCACGGCGGTGGCTCCCGCGATCGTGTGGCAGGACACCCGTACCGATTATCTGGTCTCCGCTCTCGATCCTGACCTGATCCGGGAGCGCACCGGGTTACCGCCGGCCACCTACTTCTCGGCCACGAAGATCCAGTGGCTGCTGGAGCACACCCCCGGCCTGCGGGAGCGCGCCGAACGCGGTGAGGTGCTGTTCGGGACCGTCGACTCGTGGCTGATCTGGAACCTGACCGGCGGACGGCACCTCACCGACGTGACCAACGCCAGCCGTACCATGCTGATGAATTTGAACGATCTCGATTGGGACGACGAACTGCTCCGGCTGTTCCGGATCCCACGGGCGATGCTCCCCGAGATCCGATCATCGGCCGAGGTCTACGGCACCGCCGAAGCCGTCCTGCCCGGAGTGCCGATCGCCGCCGCCATCGGCGACCAGCAGGCCGCACTGTTCGGGCAGGCCTGTTTCGAACCGGGCGAGGCCAAGTGCACCTACGGCACCGGCGGATTCCTGCTCATGAACACCGGCACCACACCGGTCCGGTCCAGCCACGGCCTGATCACCACGGTCGGCTACCGCTTCGGCGCCGAGAAGCCGGTCTTCGCACTGGAAGGCTCGATCGCGGCGTGCGGATCCGCCATCCAGTGGCTGCGCGACCAGCTCGGCGTCCTGGACAGCGCCGCCGACAGCGAAACCCTCGCCCAACAGGTCGACGACAGCGCCGGCGTCTGCTTCGTCCCGGCGTTCTCCGGCCTGTTCGCGCCCTACTGGCGGCCGGACGCGCGGGCCGCCATCGTCGGGCTGTCCCGCTTCCACACCGCCGCCCACATCACCCGGGCCGCGCTGGAGGCCGTCTGCTACCAGACCCGCGACGTGGTCGAGGCGATGGCCCAGGACTCCGGCACCGTCCTCGACTGCCTCCAGGTCGACGGCGGCGTCACCGCCAACGCGCTCTGCATGCAGTTGCAGGCCGACATCCTCGGCGTACCGGTCAGCCGCCCGGTGGTCGCCGAGACCACCGCCCTCGGCGCCGCCTACGCGGCCGGGCTCGCGGTCGGCTTCTGGACCTCCCTCGACGAGCTGCGCGCCAACCGCCACGAGGACCGGCGCTGGCAGCCGTCCTGGTCCGCGGCCCGGCGCACCGAAGGCATCACCCGCTGGCGAGCGGCCATCGACCGCACCCTCGACTGGGTCAGCGTCGGCTGA
- a CDS encoding glycerol-3-phosphate dehydrogenase/oxidase: protein MKTGVISPQARAKALEVMSSGDELDVLVVGAGVVGAGSALDAATRGLSVGLLEARDFASGTSSRSSKLIHGGLRYLEMLDFSLVREALRERGLLIQKLAPHLVRPVPFLYPLQRRAWERLYVGAGVALYDILALSGGGAGVPVHRHLSRVEALKAFPSLRPETLVGAIRYYDAQVDDARHTMFLVRTAAAHGAHVASRTEVVGFLREGRRVVGVRARDLETGAEFEIRARTVINATGVWTGDSQALLTGERGEFKITASKGIHLVVPRDRIAGRTGMILRTATSVLFVIPWDRHWIIGTTDTKWNLDKSDPAASGQDVDYLLDEVNKALATPLTRDDVQGVYAGLRPLLSAEAASTAKLSREHAVGNPVPGLIVVAGGKYTTYRVMAKDAVDAAARDLATRVPASCTDQVPLLGADGYRAAWNRRAALARAHGLHVTRVENLLRRYGTLIDEVLTLIEDDPALGLPLDGAPGHLRAEIVYAASHEGARHLDDVLARRTRIAFETPDRGVAASRAAAALIAPVLGWSQEETDREAATYESHVIAELAAQSQPDDESADATLRGTALTPA, encoded by the coding sequence ATGAAAACCGGAGTGATCTCGCCCCAGGCCCGTGCCAAGGCCCTTGAAGTCATGTCGTCCGGCGACGAACTGGACGTGCTGGTCGTCGGCGCCGGAGTGGTCGGGGCCGGCTCGGCCCTGGACGCCGCCACCCGTGGCCTGTCCGTCGGCCTCCTGGAAGCCCGCGACTTCGCCAGCGGCACCTCCAGCCGGTCCAGCAAGCTCATCCACGGCGGCCTGCGCTACCTGGAGATGCTCGACTTCAGCCTGGTCCGGGAGGCACTGCGGGAACGCGGCCTGCTGATCCAGAAACTCGCCCCGCACCTGGTCCGCCCGGTGCCGTTCCTCTACCCGCTGCAACGCCGGGCGTGGGAGCGCCTCTACGTCGGCGCCGGCGTCGCCCTCTACGACATCCTGGCCCTCTCCGGCGGCGGCGCGGGCGTGCCCGTGCACCGGCACCTGAGCCGGGTCGAGGCGCTCAAGGCGTTCCCGTCGCTGCGCCCGGAGACGCTGGTCGGCGCGATCCGCTACTACGACGCGCAGGTCGACGACGCCCGGCACACCATGTTCCTGGTCCGCACGGCGGCCGCGCACGGGGCGCACGTGGCGTCGCGTACCGAGGTGGTCGGCTTCCTGCGGGAGGGCCGCCGGGTCGTCGGCGTCCGGGCCCGCGACCTGGAGACCGGCGCCGAGTTCGAGATCCGCGCCCGCACGGTGATCAACGCGACCGGTGTGTGGACCGGCGACAGCCAGGCCCTGCTCACCGGTGAACGCGGCGAATTCAAGATCACCGCGAGCAAGGGCATCCACCTGGTGGTGCCGCGCGACCGGATCGCCGGCCGCACCGGCATGATTCTGCGTACGGCGACGAGCGTGCTGTTCGTGATCCCGTGGGACCGGCACTGGATCATCGGCACCACCGACACCAAGTGGAACCTCGACAAGTCCGACCCGGCGGCGTCCGGCCAGGACGTCGACTACCTGCTCGACGAGGTCAACAAGGCCCTCGCCACGCCACTGACCAGGGACGATGTGCAGGGTGTCTACGCCGGCCTGCGCCCACTGCTGTCGGCCGAGGCGGCCAGCACCGCCAAACTGTCCCGCGAGCACGCGGTCGGCAACCCGGTCCCCGGGCTGATCGTGGTCGCCGGCGGCAAGTACACGACGTACCGGGTGATGGCCAAGGACGCGGTCGACGCCGCCGCCCGCGACCTCGCCACCCGCGTGCCGGCGTCCTGCACCGACCAGGTGCCGCTGCTCGGCGCCGACGGCTACCGCGCCGCCTGGAACCGGCGCGCCGCCCTGGCCCGCGCCCACGGCCTGCACGTCACCCGGGTGGAGAACCTGCTCCGCCGCTACGGCACCCTGATCGACGAGGTGCTCACCCTCATCGAGGACGACCCGGCCCTCGGCCTCCCGCTGGACGGCGCACCCGGCCACCTGCGTGCCGAGATCGTCTACGCGGCCAGCCACGAGGGCGCCCGCCACCTCGACGACGTACTGGCACGGCGTACCCGGATCGCTTTCGAAACCCCCGACCGGGGCGTCGCCGCATCCCGCGCGGCCGCCGCCCTGATCGCGCCGGTCCTGGGCTGGTCGCAGGAGGAGACGGACCGCGAGGCCGCCACCTACGAATCCCACGTGATCGCCGAACTGGCCGCCCAGTCCCAGCCCGACGACGAATCCGCCGACGCCACCCTCCGCGGCACGGCCCTCACCCCGGCCTGA
- a CDS encoding HNH endonuclease family protein has translation MIPIIRADLPTDVGNRMAVLTGEIRAVEPSGRAATARETWRRSSTRTDVTTPVRALLARMAPGAERCMYCGDNQGTDIDHHEPLACNPLRTFDWLNHLLACSHCNSHHKRDRYPVDDDGRPLLIDPSAEDPFEHLLLSLSVGEYRPLTEKGTRSIEVFGLNRPILARGRLQAFAVVVMCLRQWREAERGSGLYEPDALSHIIREQPCADVCQAMLRQVESPGAAVVFRKVPEIVRVLRDPVVRRALLR, from the coding sequence GTGATCCCGATCATCCGGGCCGACCTGCCGACTGACGTCGGCAACCGCATGGCGGTCCTGACAGGCGAGATCCGCGCGGTGGAACCCTCCGGCCGGGCCGCGACGGCACGGGAGACATGGCGGCGTAGCAGCACGAGGACCGACGTCACCACACCGGTCCGGGCACTGCTCGCACGGATGGCGCCCGGAGCCGAACGCTGCATGTACTGCGGTGACAACCAGGGCACCGACATCGACCATCACGAGCCGCTGGCCTGCAACCCGCTGCGCACCTTCGACTGGCTGAACCACCTGCTCGCCTGTTCGCACTGCAACAGCCACCACAAGCGTGACCGGTACCCGGTGGACGATGACGGGCGTCCGCTGCTGATCGATCCGAGCGCCGAGGACCCCTTCGAGCACCTGCTGCTGTCGTTGTCGGTCGGCGAATACCGGCCGCTCACAGAGAAGGGCACCCGCAGCATCGAGGTCTTCGGCCTGAACCGCCCGATTCTGGCGCGCGGTCGGCTTCAGGCGTTCGCCGTGGTGGTGATGTGCCTGCGGCAGTGGCGCGAGGCCGAGCGAGGCTCGGGCCTCTACGAGCCGGACGCCCTGTCGCACATCATCAGGGAGCAGCCCTGCGCGGATGTCTGCCAGGCCATGTTGCGCCAGGTCGAGTCGCCGGGCGCGGCGGTCGTCTTCCGGAAGGTGCCGGAGATCGTGCGGGTCCTGCGCGACCCGGTGGTGCGCCGCGCATTGCTGAGGTGA
- a CDS encoding AAA family ATPase: MYIKEIELADIRGFHGSRSFRLDLTRPDGSLAGWTVIAGRNGSGKTSLLRAVALAAAGPDVARNLVADFGSWISIGVDNAMVTVRLEFDPAVDRFANSHRPPDESFRAGLAWSNIPFMMAGHPENQPALMPVRFLTGPDADPDEPDIHGDASRRGPWRQNPLGWLCVGYGPFRRLAGGSGDAQRLKSSRVPAARMASLFYEDASLADGVTWLIEQHLRALEQRPGAEELKDAALAVLGDGLLPDRYQVCDVDSEGLWVERDGNRFALREMSDGYRTVAALVVDLLKQIHDAHGRLPVDERDGSIVITAPGVVLIDEVDAHLHVSWQQRIGGWLKTHFPRIQFIVTTHSPYICQAADENGLIRLPGPEEEQPPRIVGRDMYERIVYGSGDDAVMSELFGLDTPYSDVALRLRRELVDLETDVLLGRAGADAVRRYEQLRDKLTSSPVARVEELAARIVADRDRPER, from the coding sequence ATGTACATCAAGGAGATCGAGCTTGCGGATATCCGGGGCTTCCATGGCTCCCGAAGTTTCCGGCTGGATCTCACTCGCCCGGATGGATCGTTAGCCGGATGGACGGTCATCGCCGGCCGTAACGGTTCCGGCAAGACCTCGCTTCTTCGAGCGGTGGCACTCGCCGCCGCCGGGCCGGACGTCGCCCGCAATCTGGTGGCCGACTTCGGATCCTGGATATCGATCGGTGTCGACAATGCGATGGTGACCGTGCGGCTCGAGTTCGACCCGGCCGTCGATCGTTTCGCCAACAGCCACCGTCCACCTGACGAATCCTTCCGTGCCGGACTGGCCTGGTCGAATATCCCTTTCATGATGGCCGGCCACCCGGAGAACCAGCCGGCACTGATGCCGGTGCGGTTCCTGACCGGGCCCGATGCGGATCCCGATGAGCCGGACATCCACGGGGATGCTTCTCGGCGTGGACCCTGGAGGCAGAACCCGCTGGGGTGGCTGTGCGTGGGGTACGGGCCGTTCCGGCGGCTTGCCGGTGGTTCGGGCGATGCGCAGCGGCTCAAGTCGAGTCGTGTTCCCGCGGCCCGGATGGCCAGCCTCTTCTACGAGGACGCCTCGCTGGCGGACGGCGTGACCTGGTTGATCGAGCAACATCTCCGAGCTCTGGAGCAGCGACCCGGCGCGGAGGAACTCAAGGATGCCGCGCTTGCGGTCCTCGGAGATGGACTGCTGCCCGACCGTTATCAGGTTTGTGATGTCGACTCGGAAGGACTCTGGGTCGAGCGGGACGGGAACAGGTTCGCGCTCCGCGAGATGAGTGACGGGTACCGGACCGTGGCCGCCCTCGTCGTCGATCTCCTCAAGCAGATTCATGATGCCCACGGCCGGCTGCCGGTCGACGAGCGCGACGGGTCGATCGTCATCACCGCACCGGGGGTGGTCCTGATCGACGAGGTGGACGCGCACCTGCACGTGTCCTGGCAGCAGCGGATCGGTGGCTGGCTCAAGACGCACTTCCCGCGGATCCAGTTCATAGTGACCACGCACAGTCCGTACATCTGCCAGGCCGCGGACGAGAACGGCCTGATCCGTCTGCCGGGGCCGGAGGAGGAGCAGCCACCGCGCATCGTAGGGCGGGACATGTACGAGCGGATCGTCTACGGCAGCGGCGACGACGCGGTCATGTCCGAGTTGTTCGGCCTCGACACGCCGTACTCGGACGTGGCCCTGCGCTTGCGACGCGAACTGGTCGACCTGGAGACGGACGTCCTCCTCGGCCGGGCCGGCGCGGACGCCGTCCGCCGGTATGAACAGTTGCGGGACAAGCTCACCAGTTCACCGGTTGCCAGAGTCGAGGAACTCGCGGCCCGGATCGTCGCCGACCGGGACCGTCCCGAGCGGTGA
- a CDS encoding MFS transporter, protein MSMSLAVAVLLLGVADSMVGSYFVLFVTDVIGLSPWQTGVFVSVHGVGGILLSWLAGRGFDRRPSRGYAAAAMLSGGVALCLMTVITSFPLLILLAVTLLGALAAAFPQLFALARTLPGGGPAARSSVPLLRSVWSLAWALGPLLGTAVLATAGHAAIPRYAGAVLAVAAAWVLAAVPAPRHDPPAGALVGAPAGGPLPRIATVLLTLGVTLFFTAMFAGSVAMPLYVTRELHQPYSAVGVLFSVCAAVEVVAALALAAVPGHVSQRLVILAGMGCFVFFFGLTVLARGLPLLIAGQVVRGVAVAVVGAAGIRYFQDVMAPATGRATTLFANATTAGMVIAGIVAGGAVEILGYTGTLLLCGGVTVAAAVAFALGTASRIRRPRLPAGPSAPAPPRPAARHRYATPRRVAGPDR, encoded by the coding sequence ATGTCGATGTCACTGGCTGTCGCTGTGCTGCTGCTCGGCGTCGCCGATTCGATGGTCGGCTCGTACTTCGTCCTGTTCGTCACCGATGTGATCGGGCTCAGCCCCTGGCAGACCGGCGTCTTCGTCTCCGTCCACGGAGTCGGCGGCATCCTCCTCAGCTGGCTGGCCGGCCGCGGATTCGACCGGCGACCATCCCGCGGCTACGCCGCCGCGGCCATGCTCTCCGGCGGCGTGGCCCTCTGCCTGATGACCGTGATCACCTCGTTCCCGCTGCTCATCCTGCTGGCCGTCACCCTGCTCGGCGCGCTCGCCGCCGCCTTCCCCCAACTGTTCGCCCTCGCCCGCACCCTGCCCGGCGGCGGCCCGGCAGCCCGGAGCTCGGTGCCACTGCTGCGGTCGGTGTGGTCGCTGGCCTGGGCACTCGGCCCACTGCTCGGCACCGCGGTGCTGGCCACCGCCGGGCACGCCGCCATACCCCGGTACGCCGGAGCCGTCCTCGCCGTGGCGGCCGCCTGGGTGCTCGCCGCCGTCCCGGCACCCCGCCACGACCCGCCGGCCGGTGCGCTGGTGGGTGCGCCGGCCGGCGGGCCCCTGCCACGGATCGCCACCGTCCTGCTGACACTCGGCGTCACCCTGTTCTTCACCGCCATGTTCGCCGGGTCGGTCGCCATGCCGCTGTACGTCACCCGGGAACTGCACCAGCCGTACTCGGCCGTCGGCGTGCTGTTCAGCGTCTGCGCGGCCGTCGAGGTGGTGGCCGCGCTCGCGCTTGCCGCCGTACCCGGGCACGTCAGCCAGCGACTGGTCATCCTCGCCGGGATGGGCTGCTTCGTGTTCTTCTTCGGCCTCACCGTCCTGGCCCGCGGCCTGCCCCTGCTGATCGCCGGCCAGGTGGTACGCGGCGTGGCGGTGGCCGTCGTCGGCGCGGCCGGGATCCGCTACTTCCAGGACGTGATGGCGCCGGCCACCGGGCGCGCCACCACCCTGTTCGCCAACGCCACCACGGCCGGGATGGTGATCGCCGGCATCGTGGCCGGCGGGGCCGTCGAAATCCTCGGCTACACCGGAACCCTCCTGCTGTGCGGCGGCGTCACCGTCGCGGCGGCGGTCGCCTTCGCCCTCGGCACGGCCTCCCGCATCCGGCGGCCGCGCTTACCGGCCGGCCCATCGGCCCCGGCTCCGCCCCGCCCGGCGGCCCGCCATCGTTACGCGACCCCGCGCCGGGTGGCCGGCCCCGACCGCTGA
- a CDS encoding zinc metalloprotease — MLFALGDPVAFASLLVAFLLALWLRAAAMRFTARTVGLAERRQSLRLRLREDIDPFGAVAAAVGGTGWGKVVSVDEVSRWRGRGRAAAVFAAGPVACILSGEVIIAGYSLAFPDNPLDQLNVGDVLFGAGFLPYVQQVVLSLGVGLLAFGLLALIPIPPLDGFGVLWNALRTPGPSMNWMRLWLEDKNIGVLILLICAFFPTGYPIIVMIIDFLGALFLRIWA; from the coding sequence GTGCTCTTCGCGCTCGGCGATCCGGTGGCGTTCGCTTCTCTGCTGGTCGCCTTTCTGCTGGCCCTGTGGCTGCGTGCCGCGGCCATGCGGTTCACCGCGCGCACCGTCGGGCTGGCCGAGCGCCGGCAGTCGCTGCGGTTGCGGCTGCGCGAGGACATCGACCCGTTCGGGGCGGTCGCGGCGGCGGTCGGCGGTACCGGCTGGGGCAAGGTGGTGTCGGTCGACGAGGTGTCCCGCTGGCGGGGCCGGGGCCGGGCGGCGGCGGTGTTCGCGGCCGGGCCGGTGGCCTGCATCCTCAGCGGTGAGGTGATCATCGCGGGGTACTCGCTGGCGTTCCCGGACAATCCGCTCGACCAGCTGAATGTCGGGGATGTGCTCTTCGGGGCCGGATTCCTGCCGTACGTGCAGCAGGTGGTCCTGTCGTTGGGCGTGGGGCTGCTCGCCTTCGGTCTGCTGGCGCTCATTCCGATTCCGCCTTTGGACGGGTTCGGCGTCCTGTGGAACGCGCTGCGTACGCCCGGCCCGAGCATGAACTGGATGCGGCTCTGGCTCGAGGACAAGAACATCGGTGTCCTGATCCTCCTGATCTGCGCCTTCTTCCCGACCGGCTACCCGATCATCGTCATGATCATCGACTTCCTGGGTGCACTTTTCCTGCGGATCTGGGCCTGA
- a CDS encoding ParA family protein, translating to MSGNGERAEAWTSALREQQSSLDLGADLGPADPTAYTMRRPIPEPMPTDKHGPARIIALANQKGGVGKTTTTINLGAALAEYGRKVLLVDFDPQGACSVGLGVNPHNLDLSVYNLLMQDDVTTEDVIIKSDVAGLHLLPANIDLSAAEIQLVNEVAREMALARALRSVRKEYDFILIDCQPSLGLLAINALTIAHGVLIPLECEFFSLRGVALLLDTIDKVRERLNFDLELEGILATMYDSRTTHCRQVLQRVVEAFGDKVYQTVITKTVKFPESTVAGAPITTLDPASSGARNYRQLAREVIAAQADRG from the coding sequence ATGTCAGGGAACGGCGAGCGCGCAGAGGCCTGGACTTCCGCGCTCCGGGAACAGCAGAGCTCCCTGGATCTCGGTGCCGATCTGGGTCCCGCCGACCCCACGGCGTACACGATGCGCCGCCCGATCCCCGAGCCGATGCCGACCGACAAGCACGGCCCGGCCCGGATCATCGCCCTGGCGAACCAGAAGGGTGGCGTCGGCAAGACGACCACCACGATCAACCTGGGCGCCGCCCTCGCGGAGTACGGGCGCAAGGTCCTGCTCGTCGACTTCGACCCGCAGGGCGCCTGCTCGGTCGGCCTGGGCGTCAACCCGCACAACCTCGACCTGAGCGTCTACAACCTGCTCATGCAGGACGACGTCACCACCGAGGACGTCATCATCAAGAGTGATGTGGCCGGCCTGCACCTGCTGCCCGCCAACATCGACCTCTCGGCGGCCGAGATCCAGCTGGTCAACGAGGTGGCCCGGGAGATGGCGCTGGCCCGGGCGCTGCGCTCGGTCCGCAAGGAGTACGACTTCATCCTGATCGACTGCCAGCCCTCGCTGGGCCTGCTGGCGATCAACGCGCTGACCATCGCGCACGGCGTGCTCATCCCGCTGGAGTGCGAGTTCTTCTCGCTGCGCGGTGTGGCCCTGCTGCTGGACACCATCGACAAGGTGCGTGAGCGGCTCAACTTCGACCTGGAGCTCGAGGGCATCCTCGCCACCATGTACGACTCCCGGACCACCCACTGCCGCCAGGTGTTGCAGCGGGTGGTCGAGGCGTTCGGCGACAAGGTGTACCAGACGGTCATCACCAAGACGGTGAAGTTCCCCGAGTCGACCGTGGCGGGCGCCCCGATCACTACGCTGGATCCTGCCTCCTCCGGTGCCCGTAACTACCGTCAGCTCGCTCGCGAGGTCATCGCCGCCCAGGCAGATCGAGGCTAG